A single genomic interval of Nerophis ophidion isolate RoL-2023_Sa linkage group LG11, RoL_Noph_v1.0, whole genome shotgun sequence harbors:
- the LOC133561970 gene encoding uncharacterized protein LOC133561970 yields the protein MECICGKLCKNRHGLRIHQARMKCMQKVVESQRTGTTPGETQEEPGPESPHSARSLQVMQPPEAHRASEHRRVKWPQASKEKEWLQFDEDADTILETTAKGDADRRLKTMTTIIISLAAERFGLEEKRAAKPPYIMNNRASKIHQLRQELKCLRQQFKVAREEDRGPLAELRCIIRKKLITLRRAEWHRRRRKERSRRRAAFLANPFGVTKQLLGQKRSGRLACSKAEVDHHLKQIYSDGCREQDLGPCRSLINPPTPTLDFDGKEPGWKEIQQVVRRARTSSAPGPSGVPYKVYKNCPRLLHRLWRILKVIWRRGKVADQWRQAEGVWIPKEEKSKNINQFRTISLLSVEGKIFFSLMARRLTDYLLKNSYIDTSVQKGGIPEVSGCLEHTGVVTQLIREARENKGDLAVLWLDLENAYGSIPHKLVEEALNRHHIPKKFRDLILDYYANFHLRVSSGKTTSDWHRLEKGIITGCTISVILFALAMNMLVKSAEVQCRGPLSRSGVRQPPIRAFMDDLTVTTTSVPGCRWILNGLQEVISWARMNFKPAKSRVLVLKKGKVTGKFCFSLGTTKIPSLTEEPVKSLGKVFNCSLRDAASTRSTNQDLETWLTVVDKSGLPGKFKAWIYQHGILPRILWPLMVYEVPISTVEGFEMRVSRFLRRWLGLPRSLSSIALYGHNNKLKLPISSLSEEFMVTRSRELLQYRESSDPKVAQAGIEVRTGRKWRAVEAVDVAEARLRQKVLVGTVAQGRSGLGSRRTPRYDKAQGKEKRSLILEEVRAGVEERRACQMAGMRQQGAWTRWEQVSERKVTWTELWKAEPHRIKFLIQAVYDVLPSPSNLFTWGKVETPGCPLCQRRGTLEHILSCCPKALGEGRYRWRHDQVLKAIADAICRGVSHSKSLRPVKSTAFIRAGEKSTPAARNTSSGLLATARDWELSVDLGKQLKFPDVVAKTTLRPDIVLTSVASKQVILLELTVPWEDRMEEANERKSAKYSQLVEECRSNGWRAMCRPVEVGCRGFVGKSLCRAYRMLGITGASQQRAMKLVTDAAEVASRWLWIRRGEAWHVGQ from the coding sequence ATGGAATGCATATGTGGGAAGTTATGCAAGAACCGACATGGCCTGCGGATCCACCAGGCCAGGATGAAGTGTATGCAGAAGGTGGTAGAATCACAGCGCACAGGAACTACgcctggtgagacgcaggaggagccaggcccggagtcaccCCACAGTGCCCGGAGCCTCCAGGTGATGCAACCACCAGAAGCACACAGGGCATCAGAACATCGTCGGGTAAAGTGGCCCCAAGCTAGCAAGGAGAAAGAGTGGCTCCAGTTTGATGAAGATGCTGATACCATCTTGGAAACAACAGCCAAAGGGGACGCTGATCGACGCCTCAAGACGATGACCACGATCATCATCAGCCTCGCTGCAGAGAGGTTTGGACTCGAGGAGAAGCGGGCAGCGAAGCCCCCCTACATCATGAACAATAGAGCGAGTAAAATCCATCAGCTCAGGCAGGAACTGAAGTGTTTAAGACAGCAGTTCAAGGTTGCACGTGAAGAGGATAGGGGGCCTCTTGCGGAACTACGTTGTATAATCCGCAAGAAGCTAATAACCTTGAGGAGAGCGGAGTGgcataggaggaggaggaaggaaaggtccaggaggagagctgcctttctggcgaatccctttggagtcacaaaacagctgctaggacagaagcgaagcggtagactggcctgctccaaagctgaggtcgaccaccacctcaagcaaatttacagcgatggatgcagagaacaagacctaggcccctgcaggtccttgatcaatccaccaacaccaacgcttgacttcgatgggaaagagcccggctggaaggaaatccagcaggtggtccgcagggcaaggacgagctctgctccagggcccagtggagtaccttataaggtctataagaactgtccaagactactccacagactctggagaatcttgaaggtgatctggaggaggggcaaggtagcagaccagtggagacaggcagagggtgtgtggatcccaaaggaggagaagtctaagaacatcaatcagttccgaaccatctcgttgctgagtgttgaagggaagatcttcttcagcctcatggccaggcgactgacagactacctcctgaagaactcctacattgatacatcggtccagaaaggagggatcccagaggtatctggatgtctggagcacacaggcgtggtcactcagctcatcagggaagccagggagaataagggggacctggctgttctgtggctggacctcgaaaatgcctatggatccataccccacaagctggtcgaagaggcactgaatcggcatcacattccaaagaagttcagagacctcattctggactactatgccaacttccatctaagagtctcctccggaaaaacaacctccgactggcacaggcttgaaaaggggatcatcactggctgtacgatctcagtcatcctctttgcgctcgccatgaacatgctggtgaagtctgcggaagttcagtgcagaggtcccctctccaggtctggagtccggcagccacccatccgagccttcatggacgacctgacagtgaccactacatccgtcccaggttgcaggtggatcttgaatggccttcaggaggtgatttcctgggctcgcatgaacttcaagccggccaagtcgagggtcctagtgctaaagaaaggaaaggttactggcaagttctgcttctcacttggcaccaccaaaataccatcactcaccgaggaacctgtgaagagcttgggaaaggtgtttaattgcagcctgagagacgcagcctccacaagatcgaccaaccaagacctggagacctggctgaccgtggtggataagtctggccttcctggcaagttcaaggcctggatttaccagcacgggattctccctcggatcctctggcccctcatggtgtacgaagtccccatttcaacggtggaaggctttgagatgagggtcagtaggttcctgcgcaggtggctaggactgccgcgaagcctgagcagcattgctctatacgggcataacaacaaactgaagctccccatcagcagcctgagcgaggagtttatggtgacacggtccagggagctcctacagtatcgggagtccagtgacccaaaggttgcacaggctgggattgaagtcaggacggggcggaagtggagagctgtcgaggctgtggatgttgcagaggcaaggctacggcaaaaggttttggtgggaacagtggcgcaggggagatctggcttaggtagcagaagaacacctcgctatgacaaggcgcaggggaaagagaagaggtcactgatcctcgaggaagtgcgagcaggagttgaggaaaggcgagcctgccagatggcgggaatgcggcaacagggcgcctggacgagatgggaacaagtatcagagcgtaaggtcacatggaccgagctctggaaagccgaaccccatcgaataaagttcttgatccaggcggtctacgatgtgctgccaagtccatccaacctcttcacctggggaaaggtggagacaccagggtgccccctctgccagaggagaggaaccttggagcacatcctaagctgttgtccaaaagccctgggtgaagggcggtaccgctggcgacatgaccaggtcctgaaggccatagctgatgccatctgcaggggagtcagtcacagcaagagcctccgcccagtgaagagtactgctttcatcagagctggggagaagtcaacaccggctgcccggaacacctcgtctggcctgttggcaacagcacgcgactgggagctgtcagttgatctgggaaagcagttgaagttccctgacgtggttgctaaaacaacactaaggccagatattgtgctcacctcagtggcctccaagcaggtaatcctcttggagctcacagtgccttgggaggaccgtatggaggaggccaatgagaggaagagtgcaaagtactctcagcttgtggaggagtgtcggagcaatgggtggcgagcgatgtgccggccggttgaagtggggtgtcgagggtttgtgggcaaatctctctgcagggcctacagaatgcttggcatcacaggggccagccagcaaagggccatgaagttagtcacagatgcagcagaagtggcatcaaggtggctgtggatcaggaggggagaggcgtggcatgtagggcagtag